In Deinococcus sp. KSM4-11, the genomic stretch GTGGTGGCTGCCCTGAGCGTGTCGGCGCCCACCGCCCGCCTTCCCACCGACCAGATCCCGGAGGTGGCCAGCCAGCTCGTCCGGGCCGCCGCGCAGATCTCCCTCCGCCTGGGGTGGAGGTGACGACTGGCAGTGCCATGGGCTGCCCGAGTCCGAGTTCCGATCGATCCGAGCTGTGCACAGGAAACTGAACCAATCCGGATCCCCTCGATAGAACGGTCGCCTTGACACCTACCTACAGGTAGGTAGATACTCTGTGGCGTGACCGGTCACCCCGCTACCCGCGAGCGCATTCTGGACGTGGCGCAGCACCTCGTTCAGCAGCGCGGCTTCTCTTCCGTCGCGTACCGCGACATCAGCACCGCCCTGGGAATCCGCAACGCCAGCGTCCACCACCATTTCCCCAGCAAGACCGACCTGGGCACCGCCCTCGTCCAGCGGTACCGTGCCCAGATCGAGCGACTGCTGACGCACCTGAGCGCCACCGAACCCTCCCCGCTGGGCCGCCTCCGGGAGTACCTCACGGCGTACCAGGGTGTCATTCACGAGGACGGCCGCATCTGCCTGTGTACCCAGTTGATCGCGGAGGATTGCGTGTTGCCCGCGACCATCCAGCAGGAACTCGGGGCGTTTTTCACCTTCAGCGAGGCGTGGCTGACGGCGACCCTCGATGAAGGGCGTCAGCAGGGAGACCTGCAGTTTGCCGGTTCGGCTGCCGACACGGCCCTGACCTTTCTCGCCACCATAGAAGGAGCGATGCTGATGGCCCGCGCCACCCGCAGTCCACAGCGGTTCCACGCTGTCACCCAGCGCGCCCTGGCCACGCTCTGCGCCGCCCCTTCCCGGAGTCATTGATGTCCCACACTGCTGATCAAGCCCGCCGTCTCCTCGCCCTTCACACCCAGCCTGAGATTCTTGTCCTCCCCAACGTCTGGGACGTCGTGTCCGCCCAGGTGGTCGCGGCCACCCCCGGCGTTCACGCGCTCGCCACGGCCAGCCACTCCATCGCCTCGACCTTCGGGTACCCCGACGGGGAACAGATTCCCCTGGAGCTCCACCTGGACATGGTGCGCCGGATCGTCCAGGCGGTCTCCATCCCGGTCTCCATGGATATGGAAGCCGGCTACGGCAACCCCGGGGACACCGCGCGCCGCGCCATCGACATCGGCGTGGTCGGCGGCAACCTCGAAGACGCCATGCGTCCACTGGGAGAAGCGGTCGCTGCCGTGCGCGCCGTCATGGAGGCGGGGCGGGCGGCCGGTGTGGACTTCGTGCTCAAC encodes the following:
- a CDS encoding isocitrate lyase/phosphoenolpyruvate mutase family protein; this translates as MSHTADQARRLLALHTQPEILVLPNVWDVVSAQVVAATPGVHALATASHSIASTFGYPDGEQIPLELHLDMVRRIVQAVSIPVSMDMEAGYGNPGDTARRAIDIGVVGGNLEDAMRPLGEAVAAVRAVMEAGRAAGVDFVLNARTDAVVRATPEQTRSQVIAEVITRGRAFLEAGAPVVFVPGLVARDEIQEVSDAFGPQKLTLISVPGVSLPARDLQALGVARLSTGPFTQRVALTALQDAAAEIVAGGTLPATTRPLN
- a CDS encoding TetR/AcrR family transcriptional regulator — its product is MTGHPATRERILDVAQHLVQQRGFSSVAYRDISTALGIRNASVHHHFPSKTDLGTALVQRYRAQIERLLTHLSATEPSPLGRLREYLTAYQGVIHEDGRICLCTQLIAEDCVLPATIQQELGAFFTFSEAWLTATLDEGRQQGDLQFAGSAADTALTFLATIEGAMLMARATRSPQRFHAVTQRALATLCAAPSRSH